One Paenibacillus sp. FSL H7-0737 DNA segment encodes these proteins:
- a CDS encoding YtxH domain-containing protein, which translates to MSNVEHKVEHEVENGSNFFKGIFIGSLIGAAAALLFAPKPGREMRSDLSDKLTLATDKTKEVAGVVTDKTKAIATTVGEKATDLASTVSVKASDIYTTVSDSKQQIAATLQEAGSKIGDTVSEASNNVASDVKDASKEVADEAKASSKEVADEAKDAKEDVKSSYKSSY; encoded by the coding sequence ATGAGTAACGTAGAACATAAAGTAGAGCATGAAGTAGAAAACGGAAGCAACTTTTTCAAAGGTATCTTTATTGGTAGCTTAATAGGTGCTGCAGCAGCCCTATTATTTGCACCAAAGCCTGGTCGTGAAATGCGCAGTGATCTGTCCGATAAACTTACGCTTGCTACTGACAAAACTAAAGAAGTTGCTGGTGTCGTAACTGACAAGACCAAAGCCATTGCCACAACGGTAGGTGAAAAAGCAACCGATCTGGCTAGTACAGTTTCAGTCAAAGCTTCTGATATCTACACTACTGTCAGTGACAGCAAGCAGCAAATTGCCGCTACCCTTCAAGAAGCAGGCAGCAAAATTGGTGACACTGTAAGTGAAGCTTCAAATAATGTAGCCTCTGATGTTAAAGACGCTTCTAAAGAAGTGGCTGACGAAGCCAAAGCATCCTCTAAAGAAGTCGCCGATGAGGCTAAAGATGCGAAAGAGGATGTTAAATCCTCCTATAAATCCAGTTACTAA
- a CDS encoding DUF5665 domain-containing protein — MGESNSQTKAYEIDEHPFELRHEVKRLNNRLDKIADSLEKSEFKDILDNYSDPKKRIITNLMAGISRGLGLSLGTFVVLGVLGYILSLFLDVPVIGEYLGEIKKYIDANS; from the coding sequence ATGGGAGAATCAAATAGCCAAACAAAAGCATATGAAATTGATGAACATCCTTTCGAATTACGGCATGAGGTCAAACGCTTAAACAATCGTCTGGATAAGATTGCTGACTCACTAGAAAAATCAGAATTTAAGGACATCCTTGATAACTACTCAGATCCCAAAAAAAGAATTATCACAAACTTGATGGCCGGTATATCCCGAGGTCTCGGCCTATCTCTCGGAACGTTCGTAGTCCTTGGTGTTCTGGGCTACATTCTTAGTCTATTTCTTGATGTTCCCGTGATCGGTGAGTACCTTGGCGAGATCAAAAAATACATTGATGCGAACAGCTAA